In the Helianthus annuus cultivar XRQ/B chromosome 11, HanXRQr2.0-SUNRISE, whole genome shotgun sequence genome, one interval contains:
- the LOC110884789 gene encoding MLO-like protein 6 isoform X1: MAGGAGSLEQTPTWAVATVCFVFIVISIFIEQIIHMIGHWLKKKRKRALYESLEKIKAELMLLGFISLLLTAGTTPITKICISKGAAASWHPCSRSEEGTTEENGVESRRRLLTLSKMGEAARRILAGSSGEEKCEREGKVSFMSYDGVHQLHILIFALALFHVIYSVATIGLGQAKMRRWKHWENETRTIEYQFSHDPERFRFARDTSFGRRHMKYWSKSPVLLWIVCFFRQFVRSVPKVDYLTLRHGFIMAHLSPQSQSRFDFQKYIKRSLEEDFKTVVGISPPIWLFTVAFLLFNTHGWFSYLWLPFIPLVIVLLTGTKLQVIITKMGLSIMERGEVVQGVPVVQPGDDLFWFNRPRLILHLVNFVLFQNAFQVAFFAWTWYEFGLDSCFHDHTEDIVISITTGVVVQILCSYVTLPLYALVTQMGSTMKPTVFNDTVATALRSWHQTARKQIKRNKKSGQVTPISSRPGTPSHGMSPVHLLRNFKNDNDSFQTSPRMSNFDTDTDGSPSPSYHKGRDSSEPSTSHQIEMGTVDQSNETNDLGSSQTVIVPEHEVTIQVPKEFSFDKRTTSI, encoded by the exons ATGGCCGGAGGAGCCGGCTCGTTGGAGCAAACGCCGACATGGGCGGTTGCCACTGTGTGTTTCGTGTTCATCGTCATCTCTATTTTTATCgaacaaatcatccatatgatTGGACAT TGGCTCAAGAAGAAACGAAAGAGGGCACTATATGAATCCCTAGAGAAGATCAAAGCAG AGCTTATGTTATTGGGGTTCATATCGTTGCTTTTAACTGCGGGCACAACTCCTATTACAAAGATTTGTATATCGAAGGGTGCTGCCGCGAGTTGGCATCCATGCAGCCGAAGCGAAGAGGGAACAACGGAAGAAAATGGCGTAGAGAGTCGCCGAAGACTACTCACTTTGTCAAAGATGGGCGAAGCTGCACGACGGATTTTGGCCGGAAGTAGTGGTGAAGAGAAGTGTGAACGAGAG GGAAAAGTATCGTTCATGTCGTATGACGGGGTTCATCAACTTCATATTCTCATCTTCGCTCTCGCCCTCTTTCATGTTATTTATAGTGTTGCTACTATCGGCTTAGGACAAGCTAAG ATGAGAAGATGGAAGCATTGGGAGAACGAGACGAGAACTATAGAGTATCAATTCTCTCACG ATCCAGAGAGGTTTAGATTTGCAAGAGACACATCATTCGGAAGAAGACATATGAAATACTGGAGCAAATCTCCCGTTCTACTATGGATT GTTTGTTTCTTTAGACAATTTGTCCGATCGGTCCCAAAAGTTGATTATCTCACTCTTAGACATGGATTCATCATG GCACATCTAAGTCCACAAAGCCAGTCGAGATTTGACTTTCAAAAGTACATCAAGAGATCGCTTGAAGAGGATTTCAAGACCGTTGTGGGTATAAG tCCACCAATTTGGTTATTCACCGTTGCCTTCCTGCTCTTTAATACCCACG GGTGGTTTTCTTATTTGTGGCTACCATTCATACCATTGGTT ATAGTTTTATTAACTGGGACAAAATTGCAAGTAATAATAACGAAAATGGGATTAAGTATTATGGAAAGAGGAGAGGTTGTACAAGGTGTACCTGTGGTTCAACCCGGTGACGATCTGTTCTGGTTCAACCGACCTCGTCTCATCCTCCATCTCGTCAATTTTGTACTCTTTCAG AATGCTTTTCAAGTGGCTTTCTTTGCATGGACTTGG TATGAATTCGGATTGGATTCTTGTTTTCATGACCACACGGAAGACATTGTCATCAGCATCACAACGGG GGTGGTAGTACAGATCCTATGCAGTTATGTTACACTTCCTCTCTATGCTCTCGTCACACAg ATGGGATCGACTATGAAGCCCACAGTGTTCAATGACACCGTTGCAACGGCTTTAAGATCGTGGCACCAGACTGCTCGGAAACAaatcaaaagaaacaaaaagtcGGGTCAAGTGACCCCGATATCAAGTAGGCCCGGGACACCATCTCATGGCATGTCACCGGTTCACCTTTTACGTAACTTCAAAAACGACAATGATAGTTTTCAAACGTCTCCTAGAATGTCAAACTTCGATACTGACACGGATGGTTCACCCTCACCATCCTATCACAAAGGCCGGGACAGTAGTGAACCGTCCACGAGCCATCAGATAGAGATGGGAACCGTGGACCAGAGTAACGAGACCAACGATCTTGGTTCGTCACAAACGGTGATAGTTCCCGAACATGAGGTGACAATACAAGTTCCTAAAGAATTTTCGTTCGATAAACGAACAACAAGCATATGA
- the LOC110884789 gene encoding MLO-like protein 6 isoform X2 produces MAGGAGSLEQTPTWAVATVCFVFIVISIFIEQIIHMIGHWLKKKRKRALYESLEKIKAELMLLGFISLLLTAGTTPITKICISKGAAASWHPCSRSEEGTTEENGVESRRRLLTLSKMGEAARRILAGSSGEEKCEREGKVSFMSYDGVHQLHILIFALALFHVIYSVATIGLGQAKMRRWKHWENETRTIEYQFSHDPERFRFARDTSFGRRHMKYWSKSPVLLWIVCFFRQFVRSVPKVDYLTLRHGFIMAHLSPQSQSRFDFQKYIKRSLEEDFKTVVGISPPIWLFTVAFLLFNTHGWFSYLWLPFIPLVIVLLTGTKLQVIITKMGLSIMERGEVVQGVPVVQPGDDLFWFNRPRLILHLVNFVLFQNAFQVAFFAWTWYEFGLDSCFHDHTEDIVISITTG; encoded by the exons ATGGCCGGAGGAGCCGGCTCGTTGGAGCAAACGCCGACATGGGCGGTTGCCACTGTGTGTTTCGTGTTCATCGTCATCTCTATTTTTATCgaacaaatcatccatatgatTGGACAT TGGCTCAAGAAGAAACGAAAGAGGGCACTATATGAATCCCTAGAGAAGATCAAAGCAG AGCTTATGTTATTGGGGTTCATATCGTTGCTTTTAACTGCGGGCACAACTCCTATTACAAAGATTTGTATATCGAAGGGTGCTGCCGCGAGTTGGCATCCATGCAGCCGAAGCGAAGAGGGAACAACGGAAGAAAATGGCGTAGAGAGTCGCCGAAGACTACTCACTTTGTCAAAGATGGGCGAAGCTGCACGACGGATTTTGGCCGGAAGTAGTGGTGAAGAGAAGTGTGAACGAGAG GGAAAAGTATCGTTCATGTCGTATGACGGGGTTCATCAACTTCATATTCTCATCTTCGCTCTCGCCCTCTTTCATGTTATTTATAGTGTTGCTACTATCGGCTTAGGACAAGCTAAG ATGAGAAGATGGAAGCATTGGGAGAACGAGACGAGAACTATAGAGTATCAATTCTCTCACG ATCCAGAGAGGTTTAGATTTGCAAGAGACACATCATTCGGAAGAAGACATATGAAATACTGGAGCAAATCTCCCGTTCTACTATGGATT GTTTGTTTCTTTAGACAATTTGTCCGATCGGTCCCAAAAGTTGATTATCTCACTCTTAGACATGGATTCATCATG GCACATCTAAGTCCACAAAGCCAGTCGAGATTTGACTTTCAAAAGTACATCAAGAGATCGCTTGAAGAGGATTTCAAGACCGTTGTGGGTATAAG tCCACCAATTTGGTTATTCACCGTTGCCTTCCTGCTCTTTAATACCCACG GGTGGTTTTCTTATTTGTGGCTACCATTCATACCATTGGTT ATAGTTTTATTAACTGGGACAAAATTGCAAGTAATAATAACGAAAATGGGATTAAGTATTATGGAAAGAGGAGAGGTTGTACAAGGTGTACCTGTGGTTCAACCCGGTGACGATCTGTTCTGGTTCAACCGACCTCGTCTCATCCTCCATCTCGTCAATTTTGTACTCTTTCAG AATGCTTTTCAAGTGGCTTTCTTTGCATGGACTTGG TATGAATTCGGATTGGATTCTTGTTTTCATGACCACACGGAAGACATTGTCATCAGCATCACAACGGGGTaa